tttaattgaaattcgTTGTGTAGTCCAGCTTTAAGAGTCCGCCCTGGCCTTAGCGTACACATCAGTTCGGCGCTGCTGGTGAATGGGAATCTGGCGACGCACTTGCTCAACCATGTCAAAGTCTACGGGGGATAAAGTACGTATACTCTGCTGTGTTGCGGCCAGGCCTTCCGCATGTAATGACCGAACTCACCGATTCGCTCAACAATGAACTCGCATCCCTCGCCCGCCTCCCGCTGCACACGGGCCCAGGGGTCCACGATCATCGAATGGCCGTAGGCCACATATCCCGACATATTATCCCTGGCGGGCGAGCAGGTGACAACGAAAAGCTGATTGTCCGTGGCCCTGGCGCGCTGCAGAAGCTCCCAATGCATGGGTCCCTGGCATATGCAGAAGGCGGATGGATAGACCAGCATAGAGCAACCTTGAGGGAAATGCATGCATATCACATCCACGCACCACTGCCATACGGCGTATGGACTAAAGTCTCACCCAAATTGCGGTAGATCCGAGCCAGTTCCTCGAAGCGTTTGTCGTGGCAAATCCCAATGCCGACCTTGTGCTGGCCAATCTTCACTACCGTCAGCTCTGAGCCAGCCGTTAAGGCAGCCCCTTCATCGAACTGCACGCCTCCACCGTGAGCGGCCTCAATGTTCATGGTGAACAGATGAATCTGCCAGGGTCTCAGTAAGTCACTGGGCTGCCTAGATACGAGAGCTCGCGAAGGCTTACCTTGCGATGCCTGCCGATGAGGCTGCCGTTGGGCGCCCACACGGTGCAGGTGTTGTACAGTTTTCCTGCCTCGCGCTCCACGATGCTGCCCCCAATTATGTAGAGACCCAACTGCAGGGCGAGGCGCGACAGCGCTCGGCATGTGGCCCCATCTGGTATCGACTCGGCGTATTTGGCAAAGTACTCTACCCCGTACGGCGCGTTGAAACTCTCCGGCAGGACGGCCAGCTGCAGCTCCGGATTTTCCGCCTTCAGCTGTGTAATGCCCTCCACCGCTCGACGTACGTTCAATGACACATCAGCGCCCACGGGCAATTGCAACAGTGCGAGAGTGAGATCTGCAAGAATTCCAATGGAGCTTATAAGAGATTCTTGGGCTTGGTCAAATCTGTCCCACTGCTGGTCATCTGAAGTGCTGAATGCTGGACTGACAATGGATGATATTCAAATGTGGCTCTGAACTGACGCGCAGCTCTTTATACCAACGTCGAATGCCCCTCTGGATTACGTTTACATAACCCTATAGTATGTAGACGTTGCATTTAATATttgtagtagccagcacaaaatatagggaattggttatcttctttcgtctcgtgagaccccctagtgatatttcgaacgatcaagctttagccgctcttaaggttggatcaaagccatagccgctcttaagtctGAACGCCCACGAACACAtacaagcgacggacagtgggaagcatagacggcaatcgtacgattgcacagttaagctatgctgtgcattagacgatcgttgtatgctgctgcgaatgttctggatcatacgattgcacagttagtaaaaagctcaaaagctctgctgcactggctactcagtccatcgtctattactgctttgaacaatataagaaagttgatcgatctgtaaagacgtgataatttccgagtgcgagcaacatacatattgcacacacatatatatagtgctatccggaaaatatatatatttccacaaatatatgctggaagcatatagttacaagtgccgtacagttcagtggtcagtgaatgacaagaatttagtgcagatatatttgggaaaagaggtatgttttcatattagtgccgtgcacgtgctgacataacctatgttgcagggaggtgtacctaagctgccccatcgcggtatagtctcgagaagactaccctgggagctggcttaggcgaacagttgtcgaggtttctccaactccatccataattcatcttttctggaccttatattgccaccaagtcggaatctccaaagatccaagtggaacagatcagccttaatcgcaagaatatttagtgctgctcagacataaataactaaatacaagcttggcggaagattcgtcagtacggcccGGAACCATGtacatcgcacctgttgacctctaaccaacttcaggcggtcaacagtctacaaagcagcagcacaggatcgagttttgtccaatttacatttaattcattatcaagttccaacgcatgaacatcagcagtttaacgtaatgtaactgaaactttattaacacccctctttgatgttacgcgcgtacatacctacatacatatgtgcatatgcacactaaattgtcttcgtttgctaccttttggttcaattttcgcgatagagcataacaattaaatttctgtctgtattatgaaaaccaaaacaactgactgatgactatgcgacggtgtttgtagcgtaattgtattgtatacattatatatttatgatttccatattttaaacagctgcggtcaacatctacgacatcattgggcccaacgatcagcgtaagacaataacgccggagtgagtaattatgtacagcaaaaagtagtttggtcaaaagagcctattaacttgaaagtgtagatatgcatacagtgtataatgattcaaacccgtctgctcagtgtgtataatgcaccccagtctgatctagcttttgtttacgatttcgattcttattctctcgtttatatatatatatatatctataccctaatgtttttcatgctttaaaataatgaatttataactaaacttatatgataattaggattaaggaaatattacccacaaattagaagctaagtcaattgttgtgtttctacaactgcaacgtaatgaatattgaaattgaagtctcacattatattaaaatatgaatctttttggattgaaatgaatctttaaaatcataaaaatggcctgtcgagtatccgtgccaggatcttataaaatgtggtaaaccttagtaaaggattcatcaagggacaatgcaagaactcgaacgcattgtcatggtagggtgggtacagaagagaggggcaatcaacacctaggttctctctaaatagaaatggttcagtagggcttttatttggcgtgtcggcgctatcagtatttcagtttactttgtttttgtataatcacttatagtttcccgtaaagtgcactatttaaatgtagtggagtacgatagtacaattaggcgaggaagaaccccgaccatccggcgagctagacccgagcctagcaagagtgcacacgaccaaccctatttgtacgccgtccttaagtcagtcatggtcatctgctgataccgagggcctatatatctgtttacatatatatatatttaaactctggtacactacacatttatggcgcccaacgtggggccaggcAACTTGCCTTAGAATCTAAAACCAATTCAGAGCCGATATTAAAATTTGGATTTATAGTGTCTTACTATATAGGCCGTTTATTTTAATAAGACAAGCAAATCTTGCCTTGGTTCTCCAAGCTCAACCGGTAATACATCAAAATTTCAACGACACATTTTCTTTTGCAAAATATTGCACAAAGGTTaaagatttcaaaatttatactTTGACTCGGTTTTCGGATTTAGCAACTGCAATTCATTTTATTTCGGATTGGTTGACCAAAACAGACCTACAGTATCGAATTGTGAGTATCAGAGACAGTTATGCAATATCATACAGTGATCAGAATAAACAGGAATTGTTTTAGGATTTAGCGGTTCCAATTCAGTTTATTTTGGATTGATCGACCAAAGCAAACCTGCTTTTTCACTTTAGGCATCTTGAGTTATTCGgatttacaattttatattGCCAAATCGCGATAGTTGTCCAATGATTCAGTGCACGAGGTCATTAACTGATAATTAGTCCATATTAACGAAAATAGAAAAGCCTACTGaaaccaaatagatatttcGTAAGTATTCTGGCATGTGGGAAAGACAGACATTATTATTACAATTAATACCTTCTTatataattcctttttattatttttttttttctttaattccttAAATATTGTCTGATATACAATGGCTGTAAGGCGAAGTACAGATGACATAACAACTGCGTTGCAGGAAGCAGAACCATTTTGTGGAATTTGCAACGAAGTATTGGGAACTAGTGAGATTATAGCCAACACCCCGTGTAGACACAAATTCCATAAACTTTGTATTTTGGAACAGATTAGGACAAACCCAAAATGTCCCACCTGTTCATTAGATTGTTCTGCTCTGGCACTAACATTCTCTAACAACCCGTTGTTAGCCGAGCTTAACGCCGAAGGAACACGACCAACTAGTGCTAACGAATCTTTCAGCACAATAGACGGAACGTCTAATCGACCTAAAAAGGGCCAAAAGTTTATTAGaaggggtatgaatacgagagCAACTCAACGATCCAGGTTAGATCGCTCACtaacagaaactgaaaccaACAACACAACCCTTCCAATAACCTCTCAAGTGGAAATCGCTAACTACGTCCAGTCTGCTGTAAGCCTTCAACAGGCTCAGTTAATGGAACAACTAACTTCATTTTTAAGCAAAACAATTGAATCTTCGATTCAAAGTCAATTAGCGTCACTCCAGCTGACGCAACCAGAACATATCTCTCCCGATGTTTCCGGTGACAATAACATTAACCAAACAAATAACGTGGGTATCGGTCAAGCACGAGATAGTCACGCAGAAGTTCTTTTAGATTTTTCAAGAGCGAGTGCAAATCGAAGTAATTCGAGCTCACACGTAGCACCAGCAAAAGTTTCCAGTATAATGCAGAATTGGCGCATTAAATTCGATGGTTCAAAAACTTGCATGAGGATGGATGAGTTTATTTATCGAGTACGTTCTCTAACGCAACAAAATCTTTATAACAATTATCAATTGCTTTGTGATCACTTGTATCTTTTATTCGCGGGAAAAGCTAGTGATTGGTACTGGAAATTCCATCGAAATTACCCAAACTTTAATTGGGATACGTTTTGTATAGAGTTTAGAAGAAGATTTGAAGATGTTGAGACCGACTATGATATCTGGGAAAAGATTAGGAAACGTCGTCAGGGCGAAAACGAATCCTTCGATGACTTTCAATATGCTATCGAAGATCTCGTGGATAGGCTTCAAAATTCGGTTACAGAAGAAGATGTTGTGAATCTACTTATTAGAAATTCCAAGCCCACTCTTCACCACGAGCTTCTTCACTTAAAGATTGCCAATAGATCGTTATTACGACGAGAGGTACGTAAGCACGAGCAGTTTTATAACGATATAAGATCGGTCAAGCAAAGGACTCTTCGCTCATACGTATCGGAATTGTCAGGTCCAGACGATAGCGAGCAGCTATTCGATGACTTGGTCGAGCATAATGAAGTGTGTCAAATACAACGTCGTACTTCACAGTCAGTTCCAACTTGCTGGAACTGTGACAACAAAGGTCATAAATTTGACGATTGTGTAGGTCCTCGTAAGATCTTTtgctacgggtgtggaacAAAAGATACTTACAAACCGGTATGTCCCAAATGTAACCCTCCGGGAAACCGGCAGAAGGATGtgttaaacaacaacaagcagacACATCCTTAGAAAAAAGTTTGCAAGAATCACCTACTAGTTTAACGAACGACCAAAGTTTAAGGGAGCCTAAGATCAGCTCACAAACAGTAGAGGAAACCCTGCCTACGGCAtatcatttttcatttactccTTTACCTGAAAGGGAAGCAAATTATATTACAACGCGTAAGAAAATTTTTGATAAGATAGATAGTTTTAAATTTGTAAGAAAGCCCAAACGTTCAACTAAACGTTTGAGACAATTTAGGGAGATGAGTCTCAAGAGAACGCATCATGGAAACTTTGGGTTCCGTCAGGGTTAATTACGAACGTATTATATCAAGCTCATGACGCCCCTAGCTCCGCACATTGTGGGATGAGTAAAACCATAGAGAAGcttaaaagatatttattCTGGCCTCGCATGGTTAGCCAGACGCGCAAGTACATATCTGAATGCACCGTTTGTCGCACGACCAAGAGTCCGAATATGATTCTTAGACCTCCTATGGGTAAACCATTCACTTCGGATAGGCCGTTTCAGAAATTATACATAGATCTCTTAGGACCATACCCCCGCACAAAAAAGGGAAACATAGGATTGCTCATAGTTGTTGATCACAATACTAAGTTCCATTTTCTGTGTCCCttgaagaaatttacagccccTAAGATCTGTGAATATCTGGAAGGGTCTCTCTTTTATACATTTGGGGTGCCAGAAGTCATCTTGTCAGACAATGGATCCCAATTTAAATCTAGCTACTTTCAGGCATTTTTAAATAGCTTCGGTATAAcacaaaaatgcacagctattTATTCACCGCAAGCGAATGCCAGCGAGCGACTGAACAGATCCGTGATAGCTGCGATACGAGCTTATATCGGTAACGAACATTCCAATTGGGACTGTAACCTAAATGCCATTAGTGGTTCATTGAGATCTACCTTACATAGGAGTACAGGGTATTCTCCATATTTTCTAGCATTTGGTCAAAACATGATGTTGAATGGGAAGGATTACGCACTCTTGCGTAAACTAGACCTTTTGAACGACGATACTAGAATGGAGAACCCCGATTCCTTGCAGCTAATCCGGCAACAGGCTAAAGCGAATGTCAATAAGGCACACGAAGAAAATTCGCATAGATACAATTTGCGCTGCCGTgatacacaattaaagattggagatttggtatatgctagaaatttcacacaaagTAGTGCTATAAAAAAGTTTAGTTCTAAACTAGCCCTTGTGTTCATTCCCGCTCAGGTAATTAAAAAGCGAAGTCCGTACTATTACGAATTGGTCGATGGGAACAAGAAATATCTCGGTGTGTATCATCTGAAAGACATTCAAATCAGGAAATAATCTCTCCTAATCAAGTTCTTCAGATAATTATTCGTCGAGCAGGTCTTGTATAATTATCTGTggtgtagtagccagcacaaaatatagggaattggttatcttctttcgtctcgtgagaccccctagtgatatttcgaacgatcaagctttagccgctcttaaggttggatcaaagccatagccgctcttaagtctGAACGCCCACGAACACAtacaagcgacggacagtgggaagcatagacggcaatcgtacgattgcacagttaagctatgctgtgcattagacgatcgttgtatgctgctgcgaatgttctggatcatacgattgcacagttagtaaaaagctcaaaag
This region of Drosophila miranda strain MSH22 chromosome 2, D.miranda_PacBio2.1, whole genome shotgun sequence genomic DNA includes:
- the LOC108154366 gene encoding omega-amidase NIT2-like, which produces MTSNLTLALLQLPVGADVSLNVRRAVEGITQLKAENPELQLAVLPESFNAPYGVEYFAKYAESIPDGATCRALSRLALQLGLYIIGGSIVEREAGKLYNTCTVWAPNGSLIGRHRKIHLFTMNIEAAHGGGVQFDEGAALTAGSELTVVKIGQHKVGIGICHDKRFEELARIYRNLGCSMLVYPSAFCICQGPMHWELLQRARATDNQLFVVTCSPARDNMSGYVAYGHSMIVDPWARVQREAGEGCEFIVERIDFDMVEQVRRQIPIHQQRRTDVYAKARADS